The following are encoded in a window of Alistipes sp. ZOR0009 genomic DNA:
- a CDS encoding endonuclease MutS2, which translates to MIYPNNFEDKVGFDRIRQLTERYCATELAKDKLRLSTFSTSYEWIIREVNLVEELRQILMMEEGFPQSGYVNVDNLLKKLNIVGTFLDSEELVLLRSALEVVNAIVSFLNNTEEGKYPYLLTMSEGITSFPQVVADIDRIIDRFGRVKDNASPKLQEIRREIHAKESQISRRMAAILKHAQSEGFVEDDVQISIREGRPVIPVSAANKRKIRGFVHDESATGKTFYVEPIEVVELNNEIKELHYDERREVIAILTAFADKLRPMLPDLMGAIDYMATVDFIKAKAKLALDIDAVKPILVDYPNLSWRNAKHPILTLTLRKEGKTVVPLNIELTKENHLLLISGPNAGGKSVCLTTVGLLQYMLQCGFLVPLSEISEMGIFESLFIDIGDEQNLENDLSTYSSHLLNMKMFLRGISDKSIILIDEFGSGTEPTVGGAIAESLLGQFVEKKTFGVVTTHFSNLKYYAAETKGIVNGAMMFDVHKIQPLFKLEMGKPGSSFAFEIARKIGLPESVLASAAEKVGDDYVNMEKQLRQIARDRNYWESKRDKIKRNEKRLEELVEKYEKDLSEIKDLRKDVVDKARQEAKGILSEANKSIERTIREIKESNAEKEKTRIARRQFEEAKEKIEEDASSEDERIARKMEQLRLRQERKGNRADSAPKPEAKKPQKPLELGDKVRLKGQDAVGEITQLSGKTATVAFGHIYTSVKIDKLDRASNAEFQQKIRDDRKVSSAVVEMGTRRNNFKSNVDLRGMRADEALEIVRDLVDEAIMLSISDLRILHGKGSGILKQLIRDYLKTVDLVKTMGDEREELGGAGITIVKLDV; encoded by the coding sequence TTGATTTACCCTAACAATTTTGAGGATAAAGTTGGCTTCGACCGTATTCGTCAGCTAACCGAACGTTACTGCGCAACCGAATTGGCAAAAGATAAGCTCCGTTTATCGACCTTTTCGACCAGCTACGAGTGGATTATCCGTGAGGTTAATCTGGTGGAGGAGTTGCGGCAGATACTGATGATGGAGGAAGGATTTCCTCAGTCGGGATATGTAAATGTGGATAACCTTTTAAAGAAGCTCAATATCGTTGGCACGTTCCTCGATTCGGAGGAACTGGTGCTGCTTCGTAGCGCTTTGGAGGTTGTAAATGCAATTGTGTCATTCCTGAATAATACGGAAGAGGGCAAGTATCCTTACCTGCTAACCATGTCGGAAGGTATAACTAGCTTTCCGCAGGTTGTTGCCGATATCGATCGTATCATCGACCGGTTTGGCCGGGTAAAGGACAACGCTTCTCCGAAGCTCCAAGAAATTAGAAGGGAGATACATGCCAAGGAGTCTCAAATATCTCGGCGCATGGCAGCCATTCTTAAGCACGCGCAATCGGAAGGCTTTGTAGAGGACGATGTTCAGATATCCATACGCGAAGGACGCCCCGTGATTCCTGTAAGCGCCGCCAACAAGCGCAAGATTCGTGGCTTTGTGCACGACGAATCGGCTACGGGAAAAACTTTTTACGTGGAGCCTATCGAGGTGGTGGAGCTCAACAACGAAATTAAGGAGCTGCATTACGACGAGCGCCGCGAGGTGATTGCCATCTTAACGGCCTTTGCCGATAAGCTGCGTCCGATGCTTCCCGATTTAATGGGGGCTATAGATTACATGGCCACCGTAGATTTTATCAAGGCTAAGGCAAAGTTGGCCCTCGATATCGATGCGGTAAAGCCCATTTTGGTAGACTATCCAAACTTGAGCTGGCGAAACGCCAAGCACCCCATACTGACGTTAACCTTGCGCAAGGAAGGGAAAACGGTTGTCCCTTTAAATATCGAGCTAACCAAAGAAAACCACCTGCTGCTTATATCAGGGCCCAACGCTGGGGGTAAGTCGGTTTGCCTAACCACGGTGGGGTTGCTGCAGTACATGCTTCAGTGCGGCTTTCTGGTGCCTCTGTCCGAGATTTCTGAAATGGGAATTTTCGAAAGCCTATTTATCGACATTGGCGATGAGCAAAATTTGGAGAACGACCTAAGTACCTACAGCTCGCACCTTCTTAATATGAAGATGTTTTTGCGTGGGATCAGCGATAAGTCTATAATTTTAATTGACGAGTTTGGATCGGGAACAGAGCCTACAGTAGGAGGTGCCATTGCCGAATCGTTGCTCGGGCAGTTTGTTGAAAAGAAAACCTTTGGCGTTGTAACCACCCACTTCTCCAACTTAAAATACTATGCTGCCGAAACAAAGGGCATCGTAAACGGTGCGATGATGTTCGATGTGCATAAGATTCAACCGCTGTTTAAGCTCGAAATGGGAAAACCAGGCAGCTCGTTTGCCTTCGAGATTGCCCGTAAGATTGGCTTACCCGAAAGCGTGCTGGCTTCGGCTGCCGAAAAGGTGGGCGACGACTACGTGAATATGGAAAAGCAGCTGCGACAAATTGCTCGCGACCGTAACTACTGGGAGAGCAAGCGTGATAAAATTAAGCGCAACGAGAAGCGTTTAGAGGAGCTGGTTGAAAAGTACGAGAAGGATCTTTCTGAAATTAAGGATTTACGGAAGGATGTGGTGGATAAGGCGCGGCAGGAGGCTAAGGGCATCCTATCCGAAGCCAACAAGAGCATCGAGCGTACCATTCGCGAGATAAAGGAAAGCAACGCCGAAAAGGAGAAAACCCGTATTGCACGCCGCCAGTTTGAGGAGGCAAAGGAAAAGATAGAGGAGGATGCCTCGTCGGAGGATGAGCGTATTGCCCGAAAGATGGAGCAGCTTCGTTTACGGCAGGAGCGCAAGGGGAACAGGGCCGACTCAGCACCAAAGCCCGAGGCCAAGAAACCTCAAAAGCCGCTGGAACTTGGCGACAAGGTAAGGCTAAAAGGGCAGGACGCCGTTGGTGAAATTACCCAGCTTTCTGGAAAAACCGCAACGGTTGCCTTTGGGCATATCTACACCTCCGTTAAGATCGACAAGCTGGATAGAGCCTCGAACGCGGAGTTTCAGCAAAAGATCAGGGACGACCGTAAGGTTTCATCGGCTGTTGTAGAAATGGGAACCCGTCGTAACAACTTTAAGAGCAATGTCGACTTGCGCGGTATGCGTGCCGATGAAGCGCTGGAGATTGTTCGTGATTTGGTAGACGAGGCCATCATGCTCAGCATCTCCGACCTCAGAATTTTGCATGGTAAGGGGAGTGGCATTCTGAAGCAGCTCATTCGCGATTACCTAAAAACGGTTGATCTTGTAAAAACGATGGGCGACGAGCGCGAGGAGCTCGGTGGAGCAGGTATAACCATCGTAAAGTTGGATGTCTAG
- a CDS encoding cation diffusion facilitator family transporter — MQATSKENYNYQKLIAVVAVSLFVIKFIAWYITGSIAIFTDAMESIVNVIGGFVGLYSLYLSSLPKDRNHPYGHGKVEFISAGIEGALITIAGVAIIYKSVNALFNPTPLAQLDYGIYLVLFSAIVNYVIGSIAVKRGKKNSSLALVASGKHLQSDTYTTVGIIVGLVILKFTGLAWLDATTAIIFALLIIYQGIKIVRHALAGIMDEADMKLIEELVEHLNQHRHRQWVDLHNLRIVKYGAVYHIDCHLTVPWYITVKEAHYEANALECLAFEKYGEQVEFSVHIEDCHAKACPICEVESCQNRQSELRKRVEWTAENVSSSKRHHP, encoded by the coding sequence ATGCAGGCAACCTCGAAGGAAAACTACAACTATCAAAAACTTATTGCCGTAGTTGCAGTAAGCTTATTTGTCATCAAGTTTATTGCTTGGTACATCACAGGCTCCATAGCCATCTTTACAGATGCAATGGAGAGTATCGTAAATGTGATTGGGGGCTTCGTTGGCCTCTACAGCCTTTACCTTTCGTCGTTACCCAAAGACCGAAACCACCCCTACGGTCACGGAAAGGTGGAGTTCATTTCGGCAGGGATAGAAGGAGCGCTCATTACCATTGCAGGGGTTGCCATTATTTACAAGTCGGTAAACGCGCTTTTTAACCCAACTCCCCTAGCCCAGCTCGACTATGGAATTTACCTCGTACTCTTTTCGGCTATCGTAAACTACGTAATTGGGAGCATTGCCGTTAAGCGAGGGAAGAAAAATAGCTCGTTAGCGCTGGTTGCCAGCGGCAAGCACCTTCAATCGGACACCTACACCACCGTAGGAATCATTGTAGGGCTAGTTATTTTAAAGTTTACAGGGTTGGCTTGGCTCGATGCCACAACGGCCATCATCTTTGCGCTACTAATTATTTACCAAGGGATAAAAATTGTTCGCCATGCGCTTGCCGGAATCATGGACGAGGCAGATATGAAGCTCATAGAGGAGCTGGTAGAGCACCTTAACCAGCATCGGCACAGGCAGTGGGTAGACCTGCACAACCTCCGCATAGTAAAGTACGGCGCGGTGTACCATATCGACTGCCACCTTACTGTACCTTGGTACATTACCGTAAAGGAGGCGCACTACGAGGCCAACGCGCTGGAGTGCCTAGCCTTCGAAAAGTACGGCGAGCAGGTAGAATTTAGCGTTCATATCGAAGATTGTCATGCTAAGGCCTGCCCTATTTGCGAGGTAGAGAGCTGCCAAAACCGCCAATCCGAACTACGGAAAAGAGTAGAGTGGACGGCAGAGAATGTATCCAGCAGCAAACGGCACCATCCGTAA
- a CDS encoding Cof-type HAD-IIB family hydrolase — MNYRMLVLDMDDTLLTDDHKISERNRDLLLKAQEKGVKVVLASGRPTPAMVGYAKELQLDRFGSYIISFNGAVITDMSNNQQIFERTLTTEEVHSLHDFSLMHNVHIITYSNKGIISESESEFINIEKNLTGLPLNLVPSFKDEVNEPTVKCILLDDPERLKGVERVLKSERKDLSVAFSKPFFLEVMPQGIDKAASIEVLAKKLNIAQEQIIAVGNAGNDLSMIEYAGLGVWVDNVTPELRDRADFIVASNMNDGVAEVVERFLLN, encoded by the coding sequence ATGAACTACCGCATGCTAGTCCTAGATATGGACGATACCTTGCTTACAGACGATCATAAAATATCGGAACGAAATAGAGACTTACTGCTTAAGGCCCAGGAGAAGGGCGTTAAGGTGGTGCTTGCTTCGGGAAGGCCTACCCCTGCAATGGTTGGCTACGCCAAAGAACTGCAGCTCGATAGGTTTGGCTCGTACATCATCTCCTTTAACGGGGCTGTTATTACCGACATGTCGAACAACCAGCAGATATTTGAGCGCACGCTTACCACCGAAGAGGTGCACAGCCTGCACGATTTTAGCTTGATGCACAATGTTCACATTATCACCTACTCCAACAAGGGGATTATATCAGAGAGCGAGTCGGAGTTTATTAACATCGAAAAGAACCTAACAGGGCTGCCATTAAATCTGGTTCCTTCGTTTAAGGATGAGGTTAACGAGCCTACCGTTAAGTGTATTCTTCTTGACGATCCCGAGCGCCTGAAAGGGGTTGAGCGGGTTCTGAAATCGGAACGAAAAGACCTAAGCGTTGCTTTCTCAAAGCCGTTCTTTTTAGAGGTAATGCCTCAGGGAATTGATAAGGCCGCAAGTATAGAGGTGTTGGCAAAGAAGCTTAACATTGCGCAGGAACAAATTATTGCTGTGGGCAACGCCGGTAACGACCTCTCCATGATAGAGTATGCTGGCTTGGGTGTTTGGGTTGATAACGTAACGCCCGAACTTAGAGATAGGGCAGACTTTATTGTCGCCTCCAACATGAACGACGGCGTGGCCGAAGTGGTAGAACGGTTTTTATTAAATTAA
- a CDS encoding GNAT family N-acetyltransferase — MVTYKEILPNEVSIIKELWIRNRDYLAAMEPHFKSQYLNLSFEARMQSLFASKQKQYKITVAAQNDTVVGYCISEYENGEGEVVSLHVLETLRGQGIGKQLLSRHVSWLKQNGCCKIGLYVASENQKTIDFYKANGFLSNLTYMQIP; from the coding sequence ATGGTTACCTATAAAGAAATCCTACCCAACGAAGTAAGTATCATAAAAGAGCTTTGGATAAGGAACCGCGATTACCTCGCGGCAATGGAGCCACACTTCAAAAGTCAGTACCTAAACCTGAGCTTCGAAGCGCGCATGCAGTCGCTTTTTGCCAGCAAGCAGAAGCAGTATAAGATAACCGTAGCAGCGCAAAACGATACCGTAGTAGGCTACTGCATCTCCGAGTACGAAAACGGCGAGGGTGAAGTTGTGTCGCTTCATGTTCTCGAAACCTTACGAGGACAAGGAATCGGGAAGCAGCTGCTAAGCCGCCACGTAAGCTGGTTAAAGCAGAATGGATGCTGCAAAATTGGGCTTTACGTTGCATCGGAGAACCAGAAAACTATCGATTTCTACAAAGCCAACGGATTTTTGAGCAACCTTACCTACATGCAGATACCGTAG
- a CDS encoding DUF6263 family protein, whose product MKKFCCIVLATVAASLCYGQAEKLGLKLRKGETYTQNQTSKIAINQTINGQPNAINMSMSAKTTFKVLDIVNSEYNMEVRFSSLAMSISTPAQVLEFSSEKNNPNDIVSSIFSKMKDKPFEIKLSQQGKVMEVRNLNSLYNNIFDSFPQLSDQQKEQIKAQVTQSFGENSIKGNIEMLSAIFPEKEVVVGDKWTNKSELQTNIKAELQNKYELKESNKEYYIIAGNSDIQSSPSNDYTLINGFPIKYDLKGKVASLFKVDKNTGWTIQAQTSQTMNGKALVKASAKLPNEMTIPMTISNESLFTE is encoded by the coding sequence ATGAAAAAATTTTGCTGCATTGTTCTTGCAACAGTAGCCGCGAGCCTCTGCTATGGTCAAGCGGAAAAGCTCGGACTTAAGCTACGTAAGGGAGAAACCTACACCCAAAATCAAACATCGAAAATAGCGATTAACCAAACCATTAATGGGCAACCTAACGCTATAAACATGAGCATGTCGGCCAAAACAACCTTTAAGGTGCTCGACATTGTTAACTCCGAATACAACATGGAGGTTCGATTTTCGAGCCTAGCGATGAGCATAAGCACGCCAGCCCAAGTACTTGAATTTAGCTCGGAGAAAAACAATCCTAACGACATTGTTTCCTCTATCTTTAGCAAGATGAAGGATAAGCCATTTGAAATAAAGCTGTCGCAACAGGGTAAAGTTATGGAGGTACGAAACTTAAATTCGTTATACAACAACATCTTCGACAGCTTCCCCCAACTTTCCGACCAGCAAAAGGAGCAGATTAAGGCACAAGTCACCCAATCGTTTGGCGAAAACTCCATTAAAGGAAACATCGAGATGCTATCTGCCATATTTCCAGAAAAGGAGGTTGTGGTTGGAGACAAATGGACTAACAAAAGCGAGCTCCAAACAAATATAAAAGCAGAATTGCAAAACAAGTACGAGCTAAAAGAGTCGAATAAGGAGTACTATATTATAGCGGGTAATTCAGACATTCAATCCTCACCCAGTAACGATTACACCTTAATCAACGGTTTTCCTATAAAGTACGATTTAAAAGGAAAAGTAGCTTCTCTTTTTAAGGTTGACAAAAATACAGGTTGGACAATTCAAGCCCAAACAAGTCAAACAATGAATGGAAAAGCGTTGGTAAAAGCCAGCGCGAAGCTACCTAATGAGATGACCATTCCTATGACGATTAGCAACGAATCGCTGTTTACCGAGTAA
- a CDS encoding DUF3788 family protein produces METMLLRDEQIVPTPEVLEQVLGECYPTFAELMSTATNTYLLTPEWNYYKDGKAWLCKVIFKKKTVFWLSVWEGFVKTSFYFTERNMEGVALLDIEESIKDTFAASKPIGKLIPLILSIDCPAQLADFFKIVEYKKGLK; encoded by the coding sequence ATGGAAACAATGCTACTTCGCGACGAGCAAATTGTCCCAACACCCGAAGTATTAGAACAGGTGCTAGGAGAATGCTACCCCACATTTGCAGAGCTGATGAGCACCGCCACCAACACCTACCTGCTAACTCCAGAGTGGAACTACTACAAGGATGGTAAGGCGTGGCTTTGTAAGGTTATCTTTAAGAAGAAGACCGTATTCTGGCTTTCGGTATGGGAAGGATTCGTAAAGACCTCCTTCTACTTTACAGAGAGGAACATGGAGGGAGTTGCACTGCTGGATATCGAAGAGTCGATAAAGGATACCTTTGCTGCTAGCAAGCCCATTGGTAAGCTCATTCCGCTAATACTAAGCATCGATTGCCCAGCGCAGCTAGCCGATTTCTTTAAAATAGTGGAGTACAAGAAGGGATTAAAGTAG
- a CDS encoding YciI family protein, which yields MYIVSLTYTAPLETVDSHLDAHVAFLKKHYSLGNFLASGRKVPRTGGVILANAASRTQLDDIVKEDPFYIHGVASYEITEFVASMTCQEMSFVQNK from the coding sequence ATGTACATTGTATCCTTAACCTACACAGCACCGCTCGAAACGGTAGATAGCCACCTCGATGCGCACGTTGCATTCCTAAAAAAGCACTACTCGCTGGGTAACTTTCTGGCATCAGGACGAAAAGTTCCTCGCACGGGAGGTGTAATACTTGCCAATGCGGCCAGCCGTACGCAGCTCGACGACATCGTAAAGGAAGATCCCTTCTACATTCATGGGGTAGCCAGCTACGAGATAACCGAATTTGTGGCTAGCATGACCTGCCAAGAAATGAGCTTCGTACAAAACAAGTAA
- a CDS encoding GNAT family N-acetyltransferase, whose product MNLHLQHSIQNIDWNQVVETLKLVGMGYHQSHIHEKAFSNSQAVVFVFDGSLMVGFGRAISDGAYQAAIYDVAVLPSYQGKGIGKLILESIVQQCPDCSFILYASPGKERFYEKAQFRKMKTGMALFTNIEGMKDKGFTE is encoded by the coding sequence ATGAACCTGCACCTACAGCACAGCATTCAAAACATCGACTGGAACCAAGTGGTGGAAACGTTAAAGCTAGTGGGAATGGGCTATCACCAAAGCCACATCCACGAAAAGGCGTTTAGCAACAGCCAAGCCGTTGTATTTGTTTTTGATGGCAGCCTAATGGTGGGCTTTGGAAGGGCCATCTCCGACGGAGCATACCAAGCCGCGATCTACGACGTGGCCGTCCTGCCATCGTATCAGGGAAAGGGTATTGGGAAGCTAATTTTAGAGAGCATCGTTCAGCAATGCCCCGACTGCAGCTTTATTCTATACGCTTCGCCCGGGAAAGAACGGTTCTACGAAAAGGCTCAATTCAGAAAAATGAAGACAGGAATGGCCCTCTTTACTAATATAGAGGGTATGAAAGACAAGGGTTTTACCGAATAG
- a CDS encoding diacylglycerol/lipid kinase family protein, which produces MDKICFIVNSQKKGLERLKENIKETFSEKYDVGFLFTTGYRSAEQLTRTAIDLGYSYVVAVGGDGTVNEVINGVMQMPIEKRQGVIVGILPWGTGNDFARTVGASSSVSNLYKQVIGSQCKPIDVVKVSYCDGKGQAASRYFNNIADVGIGPDTLITVGKISKYVGASLAFSIAAVKALFFLKPHSIFLEADQESYTGKVKCVCLANGRYFGSGLGIAPLAKLDDGLLNLVVIEDVSSFDFIKLVGFLRKAKPISHPKVKYISAKKATINAHNRELPMEVDGEVVGYAPVTAEVLPASVCVLGDCFKGTKRKEAKKESAIASC; this is translated from the coding sequence ATGGATAAGATCTGCTTTATAGTAAACTCGCAAAAGAAAGGGTTGGAGAGGCTGAAGGAGAATATTAAGGAAACTTTTAGCGAGAAGTATGATGTCGGATTCCTGTTTACCACTGGCTACCGAAGTGCAGAGCAGCTAACGCGCACGGCCATAGACCTTGGCTACAGCTACGTAGTTGCGGTAGGCGGCGATGGTACTGTAAACGAGGTGATAAACGGGGTAATGCAAATGCCCATCGAAAAGCGTCAAGGCGTTATTGTTGGAATTTTACCCTGGGGCACAGGCAACGACTTTGCGCGCACAGTAGGCGCCTCGTCGTCGGTATCTAACCTGTACAAGCAGGTTATCGGTTCGCAGTGCAAGCCCATCGATGTGGTGAAGGTAAGCTACTGCGATGGCAAGGGACAAGCAGCAAGCCGCTACTTTAACAACATAGCCGATGTGGGCATAGGACCAGACACCCTGATTACCGTAGGAAAAATATCGAAGTACGTTGGCGCCAGCTTGGCATTCTCCATTGCTGCAGTCAAGGCGCTTTTCTTTCTCAAGCCCCACTCCATCTTCTTAGAGGCCGACCAAGAGTCGTACACGGGAAAGGTAAAATGCGTTTGCCTTGCCAATGGCCGCTACTTTGGTAGCGGATTAGGTATTGCGCCCCTCGCAAAGCTCGACGATGGACTGCTAAATCTGGTAGTTATCGAGGATGTTTCGTCGTTCGACTTCATAAAGCTCGTAGGCTTTCTCCGTAAGGCAAAGCCCATTAGCCATCCAAAAGTAAAGTATATATCGGCCAAAAAAGCAACCATAAATGCCCATAACAGGGAGCTGCCCATGGAGGTAGACGGCGAGGTAGTTGGCTACGCGCCCGTAACTGCCGAAGTGCTACCTGCCAGCGTATGCGTACTGGGCGACTGCTTTAAGGGCACAAAAAGAAAAGAAGCAAAAAAGGAGAGCGCTATAGCAAGCTGCTAG
- a CDS encoding AraC family transcriptional regulator: MDSRHQQVKSYTFADLKRNSAEFALKRIEDIYKASEGMVDSPHRHEYYSVIFIEKAKGKHLVDFAEYELEDATLYFIQPGQMHQLSFTEEPSGWMVVFTPEFLLHNSIPCQLIDDIYLFNNYGQSPPLRINERDVAVYRGLIEQMWQYSTSLTKYTNDAVGALVKVLLIQSNNHCSLKKEGNPQLQEVGNQLLRGFKQLVEAHYATKHMVADYADMLAITADYLNKTVKSLTGKSAKEHIQSRLITEAKRRLLFSEVSNKELSYELGFDEAAHFNNFFKKNAGVTPSEFRISARQS, translated from the coding sequence ATGGATAGCAGGCATCAACAGGTTAAGAGCTACACTTTTGCAGATCTGAAGCGGAATAGTGCAGAATTTGCACTAAAGCGCATTGAGGATATCTACAAGGCCTCGGAAGGCATGGTGGATAGCCCTCATCGGCACGAGTACTACTCGGTAATTTTTATCGAGAAGGCAAAGGGAAAGCACCTGGTTGATTTTGCCGAGTACGAGCTCGAAGATGCAACGCTCTACTTTATTCAGCCCGGGCAGATGCATCAGCTCTCGTTTACCGAGGAGCCTAGCGGTTGGATGGTCGTATTCACCCCCGAGTTTCTGCTGCACAACTCCATTCCCTGCCAGCTTATCGACGACATATACCTATTTAACAACTACGGACAGTCGCCCCCGTTGCGTATCAACGAAAGGGATGTGGCGGTTTACCGTGGGCTAATAGAGCAGATGTGGCAGTACAGCACTTCGCTAACCAAGTACACTAACGATGCGGTTGGTGCCCTCGTAAAGGTGCTTTTAATACAGAGCAACAACCACTGCTCGCTGAAAAAGGAGGGGAATCCGCAGTTGCAGGAGGTGGGTAACCAGCTGCTTAGAGGGTTTAAGCAGCTCGTAGAAGCGCATTATGCCACCAAGCACATGGTTGCCGACTACGCCGACATGCTGGCCATTACGGCCGACTATTTGAATAAAACGGTGAAGTCGCTTACCGGCAAGTCGGCCAAAGAGCATATTCAAAGCCGCTTGATAACCGAAGCAAAGCGTCGGCTGCTCTTTAGCGAGGTAAGCAATAAGGAGCTATCCTACGAGCTTGGCTTCGATGAGGCAGCCCATTTCAACAACTTTTTCAAGAAAAACGCAGGGGTAACCCCCTCCGAATTTAGAATTTCGGCGCGTCAGTCCTGA
- a CDS encoding pirin family protein, with translation MKTVLHKSETRGHVNHGWLDTYHTFSFASYYNPERIHFGALRVLNDDWIKSGNGFGMHPHDNMEIITIPLSGVLEHKDSMKNRAVIKSGEIQVMSAGTGVFHSEFSQKDEGDVSLLQIWVIPNRRNVTPRYDQLEISLLAKENELYQILSPNEDDEGVWIHQNAWFHMGDLSEGWQGTYTLKGEKNGVYVFVIEGAIEVNGESLETRDGLGVWETESIEIKSSSASKVLLMEVPMQV, from the coding sequence ATGAAAACGGTACTACACAAGTCGGAAACAAGGGGGCATGTCAACCACGGCTGGCTGGACACCTATCACACCTTCAGCTTTGCCAGCTACTACAACCCCGAGCGTATTCATTTTGGGGCGCTACGTGTCCTAAACGACGACTGGATAAAGAGCGGCAACGGCTTTGGTATGCATCCGCACGATAACATGGAAATTATCACCATTCCACTCTCTGGCGTGCTGGAGCATAAGGATAGCATGAAGAACAGGGCGGTGATTAAAAGCGGCGAAATTCAGGTTATGAGCGCTGGTACCGGTGTTTTTCATAGCGAGTTCAGCCAAAAGGACGAGGGCGATGTGAGCCTGCTACAGATATGGGTTATTCCTAACAGGCGTAACGTAACGCCACGCTACGATCAGCTCGAAATCTCCTTGCTTGCCAAAGAAAATGAGCTCTACCAGATTCTGTCTCCTAACGAGGATGATGAAGGCGTTTGGATTCACCAAAATGCTTGGTTTCATATGGGAGACCTGAGCGAGGGTTGGCAAGGAACCTACACCCTAAAAGGTGAAAAGAATGGAGTTTACGTTTTCGTCATTGAGGGGGCAATTGAGGTTAACGGAGAGTCGTTGGAAACTAGAGATGGCCTAGGCGTGTGGGAAACAGAGTCTATCGAAATTAAATCATCATCAGCATCAAAAGTTCTTTTGATGGAGGTGCCAATGCAAGTATAA
- a CDS encoding DoxX family protein, with protein MIKKFLSTDQQSYALLAVRVALGVVLLPHGMQKALGMFGCYGFSGTVGFFGQMGIPAIVATLVIMAEFLGSAALILGFGTRFMAASIFVTMLGAMVMGGHLQNGFFMNWFGNQAGEGVEFFILVFGLAIASLVGGSGRFSIDNLISKRLK; from the coding sequence ATGATTAAAAAGTTTTTATCGACAGATCAGCAGTCGTATGCGCTGCTAGCAGTACGCGTTGCTTTAGGGGTAGTTCTTTTACCTCATGGGATGCAAAAGGCGTTAGGTATGTTTGGCTGTTATGGCTTTAGCGGAACGGTAGGCTTCTTTGGGCAAATGGGCATACCCGCTATTGTGGCAACGCTGGTAATTATGGCAGAGTTTTTAGGGAGTGCCGCTCTTATCTTAGGCTTTGGAACCCGTTTTATGGCAGCATCCATCTTCGTTACGATGCTTGGGGCGATGGTTATGGGAGGCCATCTTCAGAACGGTTTCTTTATGAATTGGTTTGGCAACCAGGCTGGCGAAGGAGTTGAGTTCTTTATCCTTGTTTTTGGCTTAGCGATTGCTTCGTTGGTAGGGGGTAGCGGACGATTCTCCATCGATAACCTGATATCGAAAAGGTTGAAGTAA